A single window of Martelella sp. NC20 DNA harbors:
- a CDS encoding GntR family transcriptional regulator, which produces MARTDERFREAYNHLLDYCAGRQAGNQLPAELALAQQLEVSRTVVRSALERLHAEGLIRWEGRSKILLRLPDETDRLAVQSTQPSEDELERQFLDWILRFDVPPGTALNVTDLSRKFGVQAYGLQEFLASLSRFGLVRRRPRGGWELVGFTRDFAIELSDFRTMLELNAVSHLVALPATHGIWKQLEDLKSAHIKLAEDIDERYHDFSLLDERFHTAIGSVVKNRFVAEFQKVITLVFHYHYQWDKKDERDRNRAAIDEHLKIIEALNAREEQAALAAARDHLKTSKQTLLSSMRSHALL; this is translated from the coding sequence ATGGCAAGAACTGACGAGCGCTTTCGGGAGGCCTATAACCACCTTCTGGATTATTGCGCGGGCAGGCAGGCGGGCAATCAGCTTCCCGCCGAACTGGCGCTGGCGCAACAGCTCGAAGTCAGCCGCACCGTCGTGCGCTCCGCTCTCGAACGGCTCCACGCGGAGGGCCTTATCAGATGGGAAGGCCGCTCGAAAATCCTGCTCAGGCTTCCCGATGAAACGGACAGGCTCGCCGTTCAGTCCACCCAGCCATCGGAGGACGAACTCGAGCGCCAGTTTCTCGACTGGATCCTGCGCTTCGATGTGCCGCCCGGCACCGCGCTGAACGTGACGGACCTGTCACGCAAATTCGGCGTGCAGGCCTATGGGTTGCAGGAATTTCTCGCCTCGTTGAGCCGTTTCGGGCTGGTTCGCAGAAGGCCCAGGGGCGGATGGGAATTGGTCGGCTTCACCCGCGATTTCGCGATCGAACTTTCCGATTTCCGCACCATGCTCGAACTCAACGCCGTCTCACATCTCGTTGCCCTGCCGGCGACCCATGGCATATGGAAACAACTCGAAGACCTCAAAAGCGCCCACATCAAGCTCGCCGAAGATATCGACGAACGCTATCACGATTTCTCGCTGCTCGATGAACGGTTCCACACCGCCATTGGCAGCGTGGTGAAAAACCGCTTTGTTGCCGAATTCCAGAAGGTGATCACGCTCGTCTTCCACTACCATTATCAGTGGGACAAAAAGGACGAACGGGACCGTAACCGCGCCGCGATCGACGAACACTTGAAAATCATCGAAGCGCTGAACGCGCGCGAGGAACAGGCCGCGCTGGCGGCGGCCCGCGACCATCTGAAGACCTCGAAACAGACGCTGCTGTCATCGATGCGCAGCCACGCCTTGCTCTGA
- a CDS encoding ABC transporter permease, with protein sequence MSAAVEETHPGSRIGRISAGTFHQLSALMTLALLIVIFAFGNAAFLSVNNGLTVLLQTSVIGLIGIGMTMVIITGGIDLSVGSVLALSGTAAGLMVKAGLPVPVAMSAAVLVGAFCGFINGLVITKMRITPFVATLGMMMIARGTALQLTGAAPISQLGEAFGVLGNGALFRDVEKLPNGLSRVVFPGIPYPAILLLIVALCAAYLLRRRALGRHIYATGSNEEAARLSGVNVDATKIAAYALSGALAGIAGNVLMSRLVTAQPNEGVMYELDAIASAVIGGASLMGGVGGISGTMIGAFIIGVLRNGLNMSGVSAFIQQIIIGFVVILAVFIDQLRSNRR encoded by the coding sequence ATGTCGGCGGCGGTGGAGGAGACACATCCCGGCAGCAGGATCGGCAGGATCAGCGCGGGGACATTTCACCAATTGTCCGCGCTGATGACGCTGGCATTGCTCATCGTGATTTTCGCCTTCGGCAATGCGGCTTTTCTTTCGGTCAATAACGGGCTGACGGTGCTGTTGCAGACTTCGGTGATCGGGCTGATCGGCATCGGCATGACGATGGTGATCATCACCGGCGGCATCGATCTGTCGGTTGGTTCCGTCCTGGCGCTTTCGGGCACGGCGGCGGGTCTTATGGTCAAGGCCGGGCTTCCGGTGCCGGTGGCCATGTCGGCGGCGGTGCTGGTGGGGGCGTTCTGCGGGTTTATCAACGGTCTCGTCATCACCAAGATGCGCATCACGCCGTTCGTCGCCACGCTCGGTATGATGATGATCGCCCGCGGCACGGCCCTGCAACTGACCGGTGCCGCGCCGATTTCCCAGCTTGGCGAGGCTTTCGGCGTTCTGGGCAATGGCGCGCTGTTCCGCGACGTGGAAAAACTGCCCAACGGGCTCTCCAGGGTCGTCTTTCCGGGCATTCCCTATCCGGCCATTCTGCTTTTGATCGTCGCCCTCTGCGCGGCCTATCTGCTGCGCCGGCGCGCGCTCGGCCGCCATATCTATGCGACCGGCTCCAACGAGGAAGCAGCACGGCTTTCCGGCGTCAATGTCGATGCCACCAAGATCGCCGCCTATGCCCTGTCCGGCGCGCTTGCCGGCATTGCCGGAAACGTCCTGATGTCGCGCCTTGTGACCGCCCAGCCCAATGAGGGGGTGATGTACGAACTCGACGCCATCGCCTCGGCCGTGATCGGCGGGGCTTCGCTGATGGGCGGCGTCGGCGGCATTTCCGGCACCATGATCGGAGCCTTCATCATCGGCGTGCTGCGCAACGGGCTGAACATGTCCGGCGTATCGGCCTTTATCCAGCAGATTATCATCGGTTTTGTCGTCATTCTGGCCGTCTTCATAGACCAGTTGCGCAGTAACCGACGGTAA
- a CDS encoding ABC transporter substrate-binding protein has protein sequence MKTILKAVLAASAIAAVPFAGASAAEIAVIVKTTNSNFWQNVNKGATAAVDGQSDITMTFDGPASESDIAAEVNMVDNAVNKGVAGIVLAPSDPDALVPAVKRANESGIPVAIIDSGLSDAGEGTYQTFLSTDNCAAGELAADRMIELTGGEGKVAVMSYVAGVGSEIGRVGCFVDKIKAQSKVEIVGPYYSQSQMATALNQTTDILAANPDLKGIFGANEPTAVGMGRAIKQAGKAGQIAAIGFDGNKDLQDFVKDGTLNAILVQGSYQMGEKGVQAVMDLIAGKSVEPQIDTGVVLVTKDNIDSDEAMNVLY, from the coding sequence ATGAAGACGATTTTGAAAGCAGTGCTTGCAGCCAGTGCCATCGCCGCCGTGCCGTTTGCGGGGGCGAGTGCCGCGGAAATCGCGGTCATCGTCAAGACGACCAATTCCAACTTCTGGCAAAACGTCAACAAGGGCGCAACGGCCGCCGTTGACGGCCAGTCGGACATCACCATGACCTTCGACGGTCCGGCTTCCGAATCCGATATCGCGGCGGAAGTGAACATGGTCGACAACGCCGTCAACAAGGGCGTTGCCGGTATCGTGCTCGCCCCGTCCGATCCGGATGCGCTGGTGCCCGCCGTCAAGCGGGCCAATGAATCCGGCATTCCGGTGGCGATCATCGACTCGGGCCTTTCGGATGCCGGCGAGGGCACCTACCAGACCTTCCTGTCCACCGACAACTGCGCCGCAGGCGAGCTGGCCGCTGACAGGATGATCGAACTGACGGGCGGCGAAGGCAAGGTTGCCGTGATGTCCTATGTGGCGGGCGTGGGCTCGGAAATCGGCCGCGTCGGCTGCTTCGTCGACAAGATCAAGGCCCAGTCCAAGGTCGAGATCGTCGGTCCCTATTATTCGCAGTCGCAGATGGCGACCGCGTTGAACCAGACCACCGATATTCTGGCCGCCAATCCGGACCTGAAGGGCATTTTCGGAGCCAATGAGCCGACGGCGGTCGGTATGGGCCGCGCCATCAAGCAGGCCGGCAAGGCCGGGCAGATCGCCGCCATCGGCTTTGACGGCAACAAGGACCTCCAGGACTTCGTCAAGGACGGCACCCTCAATGCCATTCTGGTGCAGGGGTCGTATCAGATGGGCGAGAAGGGCGTTCAGGCGGTCATGGATCTGATTGCCGGCAAGTCCGTCGAGCCTCAGATCGACACCGGCGTCGTGCTTGTCACCAAGGACAATATCGACTCCGACGAAGCCATGAACGTGCTTTACTGA
- a CDS encoding ATP-binding cassette domain-containing protein produces the protein MTPLVEMIDIEKHFGGVNAVNGVSLNLYPGEVVGVLGHNGAGKSCLMRILSGAMVPSSGTIRVGGTEVRLETPHDARRHGIETIYQTLALADHLDAPANLFLGRELKTRWGNLDDRRMMAEARKVLARLNPNFRNLGDPVSRLSGGQRQVIAIGRALYFNARILIMDEPTAALGPSESAMVADLIRQLRDEGIGIFLVSHDMHDVFDLCDRVIVMNRGEQVGAHGIEEVTKDDILSLIIKGELPMDWTPRNQGQLQ, from the coding sequence ATGACTCCGCTTGTTGAGATGATTGACATCGAGAAACATTTCGGCGGCGTGAACGCCGTCAACGGCGTGTCGCTCAATCTTTATCCCGGCGAGGTGGTCGGCGTTCTCGGCCATAACGGGGCGGGCAAATCCTGCCTGATGCGCATTCTTTCCGGCGCCATGGTTCCAAGCAGCGGGACGATCCGCGTCGGCGGAACGGAGGTCAGGCTGGAGACGCCGCATGATGCGCGTCGCCACGGCATCGAGACCATCTACCAGACCCTGGCGCTCGCCGATCATCTCGATGCGCCCGCCAATCTGTTCCTGGGGCGCGAACTGAAGACCCGCTGGGGCAATCTGGACGACAGGCGAATGATGGCGGAAGCCAGAAAGGTTCTGGCCCGGCTCAACCCGAATTTCCGCAATCTGGGCGACCCGGTTTCGCGCCTTTCTGGCGGGCAGCGGCAGGTGATCGCCATCGGCCGCGCGCTCTATTTCAACGCCAGAATTTTGATCATGGATGAGCCCACCGCCGCCCTCGGCCCCTCCGAATCCGCCATGGTCGCCGATCTCATCCGGCAATTGCGCGACGAGGGCATCGGCATCTTCCTCGTCAGCCACGACATGCATGACGTGTTCGATCTGTGTGACCGCGTCATCGTGATGAACCGGGGGGAGCAGGTCGGCGCGCACGGCATCGAAGAGGTCACCAAGGACGATATTCTGAGCCTGATCATCAAGGGCGAACTTCCCATGGACTGGACGCCTCGGAACCAAGGACAATTGCAATGA
- a CDS encoding zinc-binding alcohol dehydrogenase family protein yields MNRPERMNSDVATMTCGVCVEPGLFELRQAPLPVEAPEGWALVDICAIGICGTDYHIFEGKHPYLNYPRVIGHELSGRLVGDAAGLAAGDLVVVNPYVSCGSCHACSRGKPNCCEKIEVLGVHRDGGMSARVAVPEGNLYPAAGLTEIQAAMVEFLSIGAHAVARSGIAKGDRVLVTGAGPIGIGTALFARLEGADVHLLDLSRERLAMAAEKFGFEHLHNDSDPAGMLTGELASGFDIVFDATGSARAIEAGFPLLAHGSTYVLVSVVKDDITFNDAEFHKRETRIIGSRNALKADFMRVMDAIRSAKIDTDALLSVELPLADLPERFAALAGDRSGLIKAMVRP; encoded by the coding sequence ATGAATCGCCCGGAACGAATGAATTCCGACGTCGCCACCATGACCTGCGGCGTCTGCGTCGAACCCGGCCTTTTCGAACTGCGGCAGGCGCCTTTGCCTGTGGAGGCGCCCGAGGGCTGGGCTCTGGTGGATATCTGCGCCATCGGCATCTGCGGCACGGATTATCATATTTTCGAGGGCAAGCATCCCTATCTGAATTATCCGCGCGTCATCGGCCACGAACTGAGCGGCAGGCTTGTTGGCGATGCCGCAGGGCTCGCAGCCGGCGATCTCGTCGTCGTCAATCCTTACGTTTCCTGCGGCTCCTGTCATGCCTGCAGCCGCGGCAAGCCCAATTGCTGCGAGAAGATCGAGGTGCTAGGCGTTCATCGCGACGGCGGCATGAGCGCGCGCGTCGCGGTGCCGGAAGGCAACCTCTATCCCGCCGCGGGGCTGACGGAGATACAGGCGGCGATGGTGGAGTTTCTGTCGATCGGCGCGCATGCCGTGGCGCGTTCGGGCATTGCGAAGGGAGACCGGGTGCTCGTCACCGGGGCGGGGCCAATCGGCATCGGCACGGCGCTGTTTGCCCGGCTGGAAGGCGCCGACGTGCATCTCCTCGATCTGAGCAGGGAACGCTTGGCCATGGCGGCGGAGAAATTCGGCTTCGAACACCTGCATAATGACAGCGATCCGGCCGGCATGCTGACCGGCGAACTGGCCTCAGGCTTCGACATCGTTTTCGATGCCACCGGTTCGGCCCGCGCCATCGAGGCAGGTTTCCCGTTGCTCGCCCACGGCTCGACCTATGTGCTCGTGTCCGTGGTCAAGGACGACATCACCTTCAACGATGCCGAGTTCCACAAGCGCGAGACCCGCATTATCGGTAGTCGCAATGCGCTGAAAGCCGACTTCATGCGGGTGATGGACGCGATCCGCAGCGCAAAGATAGACACCGATGCGCTGCTGTCGGTCGAATTGCCGCTGGCCGACCTGCCGGAGCGGTTCGCCGCGTTGGCGGGCGACCGCAGCGGGCTGATCAAGGCGATGGTGCGGCCATGA
- a CDS encoding UxaA family hydrolase, which yields MSGERSNILRLHAEDNVCIALADLKAGEAGAGEAIPRGHKMALTAIPQGAFVRKYGQIIGVATVDIAAGTHVHTQNLGVGTERGGDVDAGAIQPVTPASVRDTFMGYKRPDGRVGTRNFVGILTTVNCSGSVAHFIAEEAERSGLFADLKNVDGVVPIAHGSGCGMAGQGEGYETLMRTLAGYAQHPNFGAILLVGLGCEVMQLPVLAAKKELRDPSRFQFLTIQNAGGTRKTVEAALPVLRPLAETANGTMRESVSAEHLVIGMQCGGSDGLSGITANPALGIASDMVVAQGGTSILSETSEIYGAEHLLTRRARPEIAAALMERIAWWEDYCARNGGEMDNNPSPGNKRGGLTTILEKSLGAVAKGGSAPLEAVYKYAEPIDRHGFVFMDSPGYDPCSVTGQVASGANLIVFTTGRGSVSGYRPVPCIKIATNNDLWARMGEDMDINCGDVIDGVPLADKGAEIYRMMLAVASGQPTKSEAQGFGRVEFVPWQIGAVM from the coding sequence ATGAGCGGTGAACGGTCCAACATTCTCCGGCTCCATGCCGAAGACAATGTCTGCATTGCGCTTGCCGATCTGAAAGCGGGGGAGGCGGGTGCTGGCGAGGCCATTCCGCGCGGCCACAAAATGGCGCTTACGGCCATCCCGCAAGGCGCGTTCGTGCGCAAATACGGTCAGATCATCGGCGTTGCGACGGTCGATATCGCCGCGGGCACCCATGTGCACACGCAAAATCTCGGTGTCGGCACGGAGCGCGGCGGCGATGTCGACGCGGGCGCAATCCAACCGGTTACGCCGGCGTCGGTGCGCGACACCTTCATGGGCTACAAGCGCCCGGACGGACGGGTCGGAACGCGCAACTTCGTCGGCATTCTGACCACGGTGAACTGTTCGGGCTCGGTCGCCCATTTCATTGCCGAGGAAGCAGAGCGCTCTGGCCTGTTCGCCGACCTCAAAAATGTCGACGGCGTGGTGCCGATCGCCCACGGTTCGGGCTGCGGCATGGCCGGGCAGGGCGAGGGCTACGAGACGCTGATGCGCACGTTGGCCGGTTACGCGCAGCACCCTAATTTCGGGGCGATCCTGCTGGTTGGGCTCGGCTGTGAGGTCATGCAGCTCCCCGTGCTGGCCGCGAAAAAGGAGCTGCGGGACCCGAGCCGCTTCCAGTTTCTGACGATCCAGAATGCGGGCGGGACGCGCAAGACCGTCGAGGCGGCGCTGCCGGTGCTTCGCCCGTTGGCCGAGACGGCAAACGGTACCATGCGCGAATCGGTGTCCGCCGAACATCTGGTCATCGGCATGCAGTGCGGCGGTTCTGACGGCCTTTCCGGCATTACCGCCAACCCGGCGCTTGGCATCGCCTCGGACATGGTGGTGGCGCAGGGCGGCACCTCGATCCTGTCGGAAACCTCGGAAATCTATGGCGCGGAACATCTCCTGACCCGACGGGCGCGGCCCGAGATCGCCGCCGCGTTGATGGAGCGTATTGCCTGGTGGGAGGATTACTGCGCCCGCAATGGCGGCGAGATGGACAATAATCCCTCGCCCGGCAACAAGCGGGGCGGGCTCACCACCATCCTGGAAAAATCCCTCGGGGCGGTCGCCAAGGGCGGGTCGGCGCCGCTGGAGGCGGTCTACAAATATGCCGAGCCGATCGACCGGCACGGCTTCGTGTTCATGGACAGCCCCGGCTATGATCCCTGTTCTGTGACCGGGCAGGTGGCCTCGGGCGCCAACCTGATCGTCTTTACCACCGGGCGCGGCTCGGTTTCGGGCTATCGCCCTGTGCCCTGCATCAAGATCGCCACCAACAACGATCTGTGGGCGCGCATGGGCGAGGACATGGATATCAATTGCGGCGATGTGATCGACGGCGTGCCGCTTGCCGACAAGGGCGCGGAAATCTACCGGATGATGCTCGCCGTCGCCTCCGGCCAGCCGACAAAAAGCGAGGCGCAGGGCTTTGGCCGGGTGGAATTCGTTCCCTGGCAGATCGGCGCGGTGATGTAG
- a CDS encoding mannitol dehydrogenase family protein, protein MSITPVLQFGTSRFLQAHADLFISEAMAEGRALGPVTVVQSSGDPARRKRLEALAAPGGYPVLVKGIENGAPVEREVRVTAIARALTTETDWPEIVRIAVEDAQIILSNTGDAGWKPQADDNLPHFSQAMSYPAKLTLLLFARFQAGGQKLTVMPAELIARNGETLRARVLELAAPLSADFAAWVVENVVFANSLVDRIVSEPLEPAGAVAEPYALWAVEDAPNLTLPCSHRAIQLVSDLERIEKLKLHILNLGHTYLVSRWLARGDDQGLLVREAMADAAIRADLADLYEREVLPTFRAAGYGDEARTYIDITLERFANPFLVHRLSDIAQNHGEKIRRRIGAFIEWGRALGVTGDQHRLKRIVEEEAQA, encoded by the coding sequence ATGTCGATCACTCCCGTCCTGCAATTCGGCACCAGCCGCTTTCTGCAGGCCCATGCCGATCTGTTCATATCAGAGGCGATGGCCGAGGGGCGGGCGCTGGGGCCGGTAACGGTGGTGCAATCAAGCGGCGATCCGGCGCGGCGCAAACGGCTTGAGGCGCTGGCCGCGCCCGGCGGCTATCCGGTGCTTGTCAAAGGCATCGAGAATGGCGCGCCGGTTGAGCGGGAGGTGCGGGTCACAGCCATCGCCCGTGCGCTGACCACCGAAACGGACTGGCCGGAGATCGTCCGCATCGCCGTCGAGGACGCGCAGATCATTCTCTCCAACACGGGCGACGCCGGCTGGAAGCCGCAAGCCGACGACAACCTGCCGCATTTTTCGCAGGCCATGTCCTATCCGGCGAAATTGACGCTGCTTTTGTTCGCGCGCTTTCAGGCCGGCGGACAAAAGCTGACGGTCATGCCCGCGGAACTGATCGCCCGCAATGGCGAGACGTTGCGCGCGCGGGTTCTCGAACTGGCCGCCCCGCTGTCTGCCGATTTCGCGGCCTGGGTCGTCGAGAATGTGGTTTTCGCCAATTCGCTGGTCGATCGCATTGTCTCCGAGCCGCTGGAGCCAGCGGGCGCGGTGGCCGAGCCCTATGCGCTCTGGGCCGTCGAGGACGCGCCGAACCTGACCTTGCCCTGCAGCCATCGGGCCATCCAATTGGTGTCCGATCTCGAGCGGATCGAGAAGCTGAAGCTCCACATTCTCAATCTCGGCCACACCTATCTGGTTTCCCGATGGCTGGCGCGCGGCGACGATCAAGGGCTACTGGTGCGCGAGGCTATGGCAGATGCGGCCATCCGCGCCGATCTGGCCGATCTTTATGAACGAGAGGTGCTGCCGACCTTCCGTGCCGCCGGCTATGGCGATGAGGCGCGCACCTACATTGACATCACGCTTGAGCGCTTCGCCAATCCGTTTCTGGTGCACCGGCTTTCCGATATCGCGCAGAATCACGGCGAGAAGATCCGCCGCCGCATCGGCGCTTTCATCGAATGGGGCAGGGCGCTTGGCGTTACCGGCGATCAGCACCGGTTGAAGCGGATTGTCGAAGAGGAGGCCCAAGCATGA
- a CDS encoding deoxycytidylate deaminase, protein MPCAHPAIQLASDLDRIEKLKLHILNIGHTYLVARFHALCDETASRSEDRDFKIGAVIVGPGHEVRATGYNGLPRGVGNEDATRFDRASGEKFFWIEHAERNAIYNAARSGAALAGCTIYVNRFPCADCARAIIQSGIVCADCRRSRKTMASWITVSMSRR, encoded by the coding sequence TTGCCCTGCGCGCACCCTGCCATCCAACTGGCGTCCGATCTCGATCGGATCGAGAAGCTGAAGCTCCACATTCTCAATATCGGCCACACCTATCTGGTCGCCCGCTTTCATGCGCTCTGCGACGAAACCGCCTCCCGGTCGGAGGATCGCGATTTCAAGATCGGCGCGGTGATCGTCGGGCCAGGGCACGAGGTGCGCGCCACCGGCTATAACGGCCTGCCGCGCGGCGTTGGCAACGAGGACGCCACCCGCTTCGACCGTGCCAGCGGCGAGAAATTCTTCTGGATCGAGCACGCTGAACGCAACGCCATCTACAATGCCGCCCGCTCCGGCGCAGCGCTTGCCGGTTGCACCATCTACGTTAACCGCTTCCCCTGCGCCGATTGCGCCCGCGCCATCATCCAGAGCGGCATCGTCTGTGCCGATTGCCGCCGAAGCCGGAAAACGATGGCAAGCTGGATCACAGTTTCGATGTCTCGGAGGTGA
- a CDS encoding cyclic nucleotide-binding domain-containing protein, whose translation MRSSDLPQVRALGLFSSMGEENFEALMQAAYLQTFPPQLDLVHQGDPADFLYIVIEGCVELYAHANRREATMAMVHPVSAFILAAVLKDAVYLMSARTRSRSKILLIPSENVRSIFELDDAFARAMVREMADSYRYVIKEHKGLKLRSSVERLANMLLRLNREFGADTGTFELPYDKRTLASLLGMTPENLSRAFNTLKPYGVEVDGTKIRLSDIKSLETLARPTPLIDDPNT comes from the coding sequence ATGCGATCTTCCGATCTGCCCCAGGTGCGGGCGCTGGGCCTGTTCAGCAGCATGGGCGAGGAGAATTTCGAGGCGCTGATGCAGGCGGCCTATCTCCAGACCTTTCCGCCGCAGCTCGATCTGGTGCACCAGGGCGATCCGGCCGATTTCCTCTATATCGTCATCGAAGGCTGTGTTGAACTCTATGCCCACGCCAACCGACGCGAGGCGACCATGGCGATGGTGCATCCGGTCAGCGCCTTCATTCTCGCCGCCGTCCTGAAGGACGCCGTCTACCTGATGTCGGCGCGCACGCGGTCGCGCTCGAAGATCCTGCTAATCCCGTCGGAGAATGTCCGGTCGATCTTCGAACTCGACGATGCGTTCGCCCGTGCAATGGTTCGGGAAATGGCCGACAGCTATCGCTATGTGATCAAGGAGCACAAGGGTCTGAAACTGCGCAGCTCCGTGGAGCGGCTCGCCAACATGCTTCTTCGGCTCAATCGTGAATTCGGCGCGGACACCGGCACGTTCGAACTGCCCTACGACAAGCGCACGCTCGCCTCGCTGCTCGGCATGACGCCGGAAAACCTGTCGCGGGCCTTCAACACGCTGAAGCCCTATGGCGTCGAGGTCGACGGAACGAAAATCCGGCTTTCCGACATCAAGTCGCTGGAAACCCTCGCCAGGCCGACGCCATTGATCGACGACCCCAATACCTGA